Part of the Mixophyes fleayi isolate aMixFle1 chromosome 12, aMixFle1.hap1, whole genome shotgun sequence genome is shown below.
tattggTTTTCCAAAATCTTCTTGTGAAGGTCTACAACCACTTAATAAAGTGACTATTTAAAAAGTACAACAGGATAATAAAAGAAATTTATGgaccccaaccacgtgcaccacttctacaaatagttattgaaatatttaatGTAGGTCTTATTGTTGTATTGAGAAATGaagttatatattaatgttatctaattatatatattatatatatgaagattaataatttattctgGTAGAAACATCCATAGACATAGAACTCCAATCAGAtatcagtgttattagtatggcAAATTTAAAGttttgtcaattgtaaatagttttaaagtgataagatattgtttacAGATAATTGTGCGCTTCTAAAATAGATATCAGAAAACTCCttaataataaaaggaaattagttcagaatacacttgtgtcattttaaatctatCTGGATAAATCTCAttacctctctggtgcatagaaaatctgaagtgttGAAACCAGAAAGAGAACTATCTAATACTGGTAAGATGCAATTTTAATGTaatactctaaataacaccacacgGGGTATTACACCTGCTTCATTAAGGTGCGTAAATGATGTCATGtgtcatattttgcataaaagcgCACAGCGCATGCCCTGAAATGAACCATATGCCAAAAACAACCAATTTatgacagatagagagagagatagagactagggtcaattttgatagcaatcaattagcctactagtatgtttttggagtgtgtgaggaaaccggagcacctggaggaaactcatgcaaaacacggggagaacatacaaactccacacagataaggccatggtcagaaaacgaacccatgaccccagtgctgtgagccagaagttctaaccactgagcagggccatcttaacaacattatgggcccccgggcaaagcagtgcaccggggcccctagatatagatatagatatatacagatacagatatagatatatagagatatagatagatagaggtacttgctcagtgacccttgtagggtttttttgcaggtttttatcttttgcaggattatttattctcattaagagccgtgcctatggggtccccttgcccgtggggcccccgggcagctgcccatcgtgcccaatggaaaagatggccctgccactgagccaccatgctgccctagatGTCTATTAGCTGCTATCTTTTGGGGAGTATTTGCCGCTAAATGCTCGCTGCATGCAAGTAAAACtccacccagtcacaaagcataACAATGACCATGTTAAAATTAAGATTGaacatatgtttatatttagtgtagtACTGGTCAGAACTGGAAGACTTAGACGTGAGTTAgtcagcttaacatgtattgcaatatgtggaactcaCATTCCCTGCATAGCTTGAAGTAGCTagaatagaaataataatgtattaggtGAGTAAATACTTTGGGCAGAGCATAATAATTTATATCCCTTTTTTTGCGCGTTAGTTCCACCTTGCGCTGATATGACTCCGCTGTGTGTTGCGTTTTCCCTGCCCATAACAGTGCTACTGTGCATTGCTGCAGACATGTCCCATCCATCCAAGACATATTAAAGAATTAATAACCTTCGGACAACTTTAATGTATTGACTTATATGTGCCCTCTGCAATTAGTACTACacacattgctttatctttctagTTTCCTAATGTGCCCTGGGATGCAAATCAACTTTGCCATCCTCTATGCATGGGACACAACTCTACTCAGAATACCCTTTAGGTCATATCCCAGGGAAAGTAAAATAAACAACTATAACTGCCTTAAAAACATGGATACAAAGTACAGAGGCTCTAGACTTAAAAAGGTTGAATAAGACCATGCACACGCCAATAAATGAAAGTTGTTTGCACTGTCCTCTTGTGCTACACGTCTTCCCCACTCGTCTTCCACTTCTCCTCTGTTCACACCATTCCTTCCTCTTCTTCTGGATGTGGTAGGTAGCGCTGGTGGCTGTAGATCAGAAGTGATGTGAATGAACAAGGGCACTGCCATGTCCAGCACAGCGTAACTGATCCTGAGGATGGTAGGTAAGCACAGTGTTACGCTGATAAACCTTATGGGCCTTTTCTCATTTCAGAGGGTTCTGGAGATAATACTGATATGGTCGGCGGTTACCCCGACGGGAGGTAAGATTGCCTTTGCACAGAGAAGCCTAATTATCACAAAAtgcctgttctgttatcgccCTCTGATGatgaaaatcattttttaaaaaaagctttataCTTTATACTTAGACTACTCTgtaatctttttctttttattttaaaaaatatttttcatcaataatttaatatttgtatatttctcTATCTATATACTTTTAGACAATAGCGCCCCCCTATCTGAAGTGCTCCAAAGCCTTAATGTACATTGCTGACGATAAAACACTCTTTCCCTCCTCCGTCACGACTTCAGGTGTAAGTACCAAATAGTCGCAGGTCTGAGTAGCTACAGTTGCAAATcgtcactttctgagcatgcgcggTGTGAAAAACTGCAAAGATGCGCTATGCCTGCAGTCGTACGTCTCACTCTGCATCAGGTCCGTGGTGTCCTATATTGGGCAACTGCTTTAACATGTGACAAATAGAGAAAATGTTGTGTTTAACAGATAGAACAGGTCTGTAAATTGTGTAGTGTTAGCAGATACAAGACCTTCGTCTGATTTGTACCTAAAGCAATGGTTTActtaattaaaaagaaatattcATAATGATAATGAACACGGCTTAATAGATGGGTGGTGTAAATGGAAGAGAGACACATGGAAGGTAATATGATGCACTTTAATAGGGTGCAATTCAGTTAATTGTATCCAGTGCCTCTGGCCATACAGCACAGCTTCAGATGTTCTTATTTCTTGATGTTATCAACCTTTTCTGCCTTCACGGCGATCAGTGTTAATTTGCCCACGGGTTTGTTCTGGGATGGCTCATACCCAGGCCAGTGTATGCCGGATCTAAAACAAGGACTTAAAATTAGTGAGAGGAACAAGATAGAAGATCAATGACAATTCATAGTGTTTTATGTGTTGAGGGAACTTCGTTCAGTGTATATTCCTTGGTAAAGCTAAGCCAGACGTCCGCCATTTCTTCCAGCTAATCTGGTGACTGTTCTTTTATAGTCTATGGAAAATGTTTCCATGTTCCATAAGAAATCGGCCGTGTGGCAGCTGTCACCCATATTAATGGATAGTAGTTTAAGACAAACGCCACAATAAGTATAATAAGAAACATACACATTAATATTagtaatgctattaattaaataaagaaatgacaTGAAACATATCTAGAATATATAATTACACTAGTTACTTTTACATAATGCTTATTATTTTGTGATGCTATTCTCCTTGATATACATAGCTTTATATCAGGAGGGGGCAACCATGAGGTTCTCTTGATGTTGGCTGCAGCGTGTTCTGCAATCTGTGGTTCCACAACAGCCAGAAAACCTATTTTACATGTTCTGATACTAGCACTGCAAGTGAAATGAGGCTACATGTGCAGTCCCATTGAATCGTGCTGGGATAGATAACTGCAATGAGGAAACACATTTTCTGTGTTCTATGACTACAGGAAAGGTCTCGTTGTATTTGCTTTGCTCTGATACTTTTTCAGTTCTCCCCTATTCTCTATGTTGCACTTACTGCACTTTTTGCCATTTAAATTCATCTATGCGCTTTTGCCTCATCTCAGGCTCCAGGGAAACCCTCCTCTTGTTCAAGTCATCCAACATGTCCCTGTATCGCATCCAGTTTAGTGGTGGCTGGCTTGTTTGCGTGATATTGATGTTTGGCTTGCTCTttaggtgtttttgtttttttattaccaCCTTTTGTTCTTTTTGATGGTCTCTGGCATGAAAAAAATGTGAGAGAGGACAATAAGATGACCTGTACACAAACATGAATACTCTGTCACACCtgctcattacatcctcccattcccggttacaggacttttttcgggctgcacccactctatagaattctctccctcgcacagtaagactctcctctggtctacaaactttcaagcgttctctgaaaacctacctcttcagacaagcttataatattcctcagccaccctcttaaccccgctacctttagcctgttacacaatttcacacaagacacctaccccctgaccaacattgttgtgtgacgggatcatttagcttatgagtcacttttacctttgcagtctggctgggccaaattgcaaaatgtagacttaacctcatgtgtcaatctcccattgccccatagattgtaagcttgcaagcagggccttctcccctctttctctgttttacccagtttgtttattagtttattatgtttgtccccaattgtaaagcgctacggaatatgttggcgctatataaataaattatgatgatgatgataagatgaCCTGTACAGAAACATGAATACTCTGTCACACCTGCTGTTATCTGGCTTAGAAAAGATCCAGTCCTCCATACCTTAACATCCTGTCCCGTACAGCCTGAGCCCTCTCCGCCTGCTGGGCGAGGAAACGTGCTTTACGGGCAGCGCAATCCTTACTGGCCTTCTCTAGAGCGGTGTTCCTCTCTTTTAGCAGACGGGCCATCTGCTCAGCCTGCTCACGGTTGCGTGGTCTAAAAGGTAACTGGAAAATATAAGACATTAGCCAAACGGAAGTATCAGTTCTTCAGACAACCACATGATGGAATTCTAAACTCACTACTATTAAATGCTTCATGATGGGGGAAAGAACCCTCTACTGGTTTGATGCAGGAAATTTCCAAATAGTTATATTTTATGCAATATATAAACATTGCCTTTTACCCAAACTTTGACAGTGAATGGGTTTCTGCTGTATATTTCTCTAACTAACCATTCTTCTTTCATTTCTGCTAAATGTTGGGGTTTTTACATTATAATTTAATTAGCAGCATGCTTTGGTACGAAAAAACACCTATGTAATGACAGTCcatggtaattattattattccatgAGCAGTAGTTCTTGACAAAGTAAAATCTTGCTacttttattaccatttattttggCGCAATTACGTTTTTGTTTAATTCTGTGTGTTGTGGGGGAGGGGgttgtttctgtgttttttaatGAGAGAATGGAAAACTGTCAGACAGTTCAGCAATGTTTTGTAACAGAGGGAGAGGATCCAGGGCTAGATGAAGGAGAGGTGCTTCATGTATTGTGAGCAGGTCTGATGGAGGACGAAAGGAGTGAAGCAGAGAAGCAGTAAATATTGCTGTAACACAGTGGACTTAGTCGCTGTGACACTGATGAGATATGTTTGATAACTAGCAATGTCAGAATGTGACAAAGAACAATATCTTTCACAGCAGATTATTTCAGCCACACATTCTATTGCAGCTCCATAGTAGTATATTACCTCTCCACCTCTTAACATATAACTGAAGCTCCTCCCCTTTCCTAACATATCTACAAGCAAGCTATCATGCAGAATCCCAGCAGCTCCAAAGTTTGAGGAATGCAAAAGCAAAGTAGATGTTTGTGACAGGAGGATAATGTAAATTAAACATGACCtgcaaagtgctgcataatatgtaagcACTATATAAAGATAATAATTTTAAACATCTAAAAAGTAGCAAATACTACCAAGGAGAATGGACTGCTTAGAACGGACAGCATGTTAAAGGCTATGGAGCCCGTCTTACTGGTACAATGAAAGTGGTAGGGAGAGTTTTAAACTAATCTCTAAGGACATTATCCAAATGAGTGACTCCTATTAATGAGAACAAACTTCTGAGATGCATAAAAAAGAACTAGGGTGGGGCCTTCCACCATCGTTAGGGCTCATCAGTGCAGGACCAGATTTCCTGCTCAGCATATGAACCTATGAACCTCTGTAGGTATAATTATGTCTCAGCACAGACGTGTGCCATGTTCTAAAAATCAAGTGAGGAAAGACTGATCCAATCAATCTATGTCTATGGAATTTTCTAGGAGTTCATTTTCCTGAATAGGAGCAGCTAATTTTTATATTGTCTCCAGTGACTTATATAGAGTAGAATGCTACTGTATGATGTTCATTATCTCTTATTATCACAGTGACTTTGTGTCAAAACTCTCTGCAACCATTTTAAGAATGGATACTTACAGTGGGGTCTGTCTTCACCACTTCTATGTATGGTATTGTCACTTCATACTGTCCTTTGTAAGTTGCTAGTGCCGCGTTCACTATACGGCTTTCCTCTTCCGCACTCATGATTGGTGGCAATACGCAGTGGTACCCACCGGGAGGACTGCAAATgaagaaaatatgttttatgttatatACAGTCAAGGTAGAATCCAAATGACTCTATGGGCACAGGTCAGATCATGACTTCTAATGTTACAGGCTCAGGCTTTTCTCCAAACCTTCCAGCATTGTACAATATAAAAACCGGGACTAAAGACAAACAGGGAATACAGAATAGGTCGTATCCAGTTCTGCTCAGACCACACCaatgtgggtgtggccacactCTTAATCTGTCAATCATGTTAATCATGTGGCACTTACGTGAGTTTCTGCAGCATGGATTGCGTAATTACACGGGAGCTGCGGTTTCTGCACCAATTTAGTCCCGTGTGAGCCCACGGCTCCAACTCAACTTTCTGTGAAGGCAGATAAgctgcattttaatacatttatctcGGATTTAGCAAATCAAAAATTGGTCATGATGGGATGAACGCACGACAGAAGTACTAAGAGTACATCACCTACTGATCACAGCATAGAGTACATATGTTAATGAAAAGAACAAGACATGTTATCTGTAGGGAAAAGACAGAGGCAAAGTTATGTAGAGCGTCTTAAGTGGAGAATTAACATCACTTACCACTGTATCGGACATGTGAACCTCGGAATCAGACATCAACAAATATTATTAGTTTCTTCTCCACTGAGGATAGAAATATATCTGACAAAGTTTAGCCTGTGATGAGCCTGTTTTATTGGCCCTTGGcatattgtgatgtcatcagtccATGTCATCAGTGCATGAGAGGGAAAAGGCTTACTTTACAATACGGTGCAATTATCAAACATGTGATTTAACCCATATCAACTAGTCAGATATGAGTGATGGTCAGTTTAGTGGAAGTCTGACTAGTGGAATTAAATGTGTGATTATTAATTGCGGGTCCCAATATTCTTGTGGTTGTTGCCTGATGCTATAAGCCCTGATACAAATGGGTGAATTTCCTGCACCTGTGCACCAgtcattacagtctctgttggtgtaatggtcaattgtctgaatacttttgtccatatagtgtgtatatatatatatatatatatatatatatatatatatatatatatatatatatatataccatcaaACCCggcaatatatactgtattatttataCTATCCTAGCGCCTAACCCTGCAATATATATTGTAACTATAATCTATATACTGCCATATACTATTTACTGTGCCTATCTAACACTGTACTATATCTGTACTGTGCCTATCTAACGCTGTACTATATCTGTACTGTGTCTTTCTAACGCTGTACTATATCTGTACTGTGCCTATCTAACGCTGTACTATATCTGTACTGTGTCTTTCTAACGCTGTACTATATCTGTACTGTGCCTATCTAACGCTGTACTATATCTGTACTGTGCCTATCTAACGCTGTACTATATCTGTACTGTGCCTATCTAACGCTGTACTATATCTGTACTGTGCCTATCTAACGCTGTACTATATCTGTACTGTGCCTATCTAACGCTGTACTATATCTGTACTGTGCCTATCTAACGCTGTACTATATGTGTACTGTGCCTATCTAACGCTGTACTATatctattagagatggtcactgacccccgtgttttggttttggttttggatctggattaccttcgtgttttggttttagtttcggttttggcaaaactgcccttgcgtgttttggtttcggttttgtttgcttttgttttgcaatttgtaaaaaaatttatttttttgggggctaaaataacataatctaggtattattttgtacctacattattattaacctcactaacactaatttccagtcatttccattcaatttttaccacctcataggtcacaatatgattttcatatactttaaaaaaaaattgctgcagttcttgccagtgatatgAAAAAtactattgtcatgcctgggcataagaccaaaaatccacctcttaagtgagcaattatttttacacaaatcctgacaacagctgtctagccatttgtagtgtttttaaagctacactcagtagaggtagggagcttaaccagcctcggactggcccgccggacagccggtcaatccaccggtaggcccagcggggttgaagctccgccccctccgttgttagggcggagcttgatgttgaactttgtttagatggcggcggcggtcacatctcctgtaaccacactaccgcgcagatgcagagagcccaggcgcggtagtgtgtttttcagcagtttgagcaggggaggaggac
Proteins encoded:
- the LOC142108472 gene encoding uncharacterized protein LOC142108472, translating into MLQKLTPPGGYHCVLPPIMSAEEESRIVNAALATYKGQYEVTIPYIEVVKTDPTLPFRPRNREQAEQMARLLKERNTALEKASKDCAARKARFLAQQAERAQAVRDRMLRDHQKEQKVVIKKQKHLKSKPNINITQTSQPPLNWMRYRDMLDDLNKRRVSLEPEMRQKRIDEFKWQKVQSGIHWPGYEPSQNKPVGKLTLIAVKAEKVDNIKK